A stretch of the Lolium perenne isolate Kyuss_39 chromosome 3, Kyuss_2.0, whole genome shotgun sequence genome encodes the following:
- the LOC127338306 gene encoding cytochrome P450 736A117-like, which produces MHTMDVSSPVAFLHSPFLIPVFTLLVSIFSFLLFFTKKSRPFGSNGGKRLPPSPWGLPILGHLPLLGPLPHRKLRSLAQAHGPVMLLRLGGVPTVVASSAAAAQEVMKTRDLAFASRAPVRMAELLFYGRDMAFAPYGEHWRQARRVCVLHFLSARRVASFRRVRELQAAALLDRIRRVACALRPDGCAVVNLTHEFISYTNAVISLATFGDNSGYGIGDGLSEVFADFEELLGMVTVGEFVPLLAWVDTLMGIDAKAARTSRVMDELLERVIADHRQRRLGRGRLVGDADEDHRDFVDVMLDVSEAGEDAGGVEFDTIAIKAIVLDMFAAGTDTTYTTLVWAMAELINHPDEMRKLQEEIRATVIDSGVNHINEDHLDKLHYLRAVIKETFRMHAPLPLLLPRETLEDTELLGYRVPARMRVVINAWAIGRDAETWEHVEEFMPERFMDGPVEYGVRYDDFRTVPFGGGRRGCPGIGFASPAIELALASVLYHFDWELPAEVGASKLDMSELYGLSVRLKATLYLVAKPWSP; this is translated from the exons ATGCATACGATGGACGTGTCGTCGCCTGTTGCATTCTTGCATTCACCCTTCCTCATCCCCGTCTTCACCCTGCTTGTATCCATCTTctccttcctcctcttcttcaccaaGAAGTCTCGTCCATTCGGCAGCAATGGCGGCAAACGGTTGCCACCGTCACCGTGGGGTCTTCCGATCCTCGGCCACCTCCCACTTCTTGGACCCCTACCGCATAGGAAGCTCCGGTCTCTGGCGCAGGCGCACGGTCCGGTCATGCTCCTGCGCCTCGGCGGCGTGCCCACCGTGGTGGCCTCCTCGGCTGCCGCAGCGCAGGAGGTCATGAAGACCCGCGACCTGGCCTTCGCGAGCCGTGCTCCCGTGCGCATGGCAGAGCTCCTTTTCTACGGCCGCGACATGGCCTTTGCCCCCTACGGGGAGCACTGGCGCCAGGCGCGACGCGTGTGCGTGCTCCACTTCCTCAGCGCTCGCCGCGTCGCCTCCTTCCGCCGTGTCCGTGAGCTGCAGGCCGCAGCGCTGCTCGACCGCATCCGACGTGTCGCATGCGCCTTGCGGCCGGATGGTTGCGCCGTGGTGAACCTGACCCACGAGTTCATCTCCTACACCAACGCAGTCATCTCGCTGGCCACGTTCGGTGACAACAGCGGGTATGGTATCGGCGACGGCCTGTCGGAGGTGTTCGCCGACTTCGAGGAGCTACTGGGAATGGTCACGGTGGGGGAGTTCGTGCCGTTGCTGGCGTGGGTGGACACGCTGATGGGGATAGACGCCAAGGCGGCTCGGACGAGCAGGGTAATGGATGAGCTGCTCGAGCGGGTCATCGCGGATCACCGCCAACGTCGACTCGGCAGAGGAAGGCTTGTTGGCGACGCCGACGAAGATCACCGGGACTTCGTGGACGTGATGTTGGATGTGAGCGAGGCGGGAGAGGATGCCGGAGGTGTCGAGTTCGACACGATCGCCATCAAGGCCATTGTCCTG GATATGTTCGCCGCTGGGACAGACACCACCTACACGACTCTGGTATGGGCCATGGCGGAGCTCATCAACCACCCAGATGAAATGCGcaagctccaggaagagatccgtGCGACCGTCATCGACAGTGGCGTCAACCACATCAACGAGGACCATCTCGACAAGCTACACTACCTTAGGGCTGTGATCAAGGAGACGTTCCGTATGCACGCGCCTTTGCCACTCCTATTGCCTAGGGAGACGCTCGAGGACACGGAGTTGCTTGGCTACCGCGTCCCGGCACGGATGCGCGTGGTGATCAATGCATGGGCTATTGGCCGCGACGCGGAGACGTGGGAACACGTCGAGGAGTTCATGCCAGAGCGATTCATGGATGGCCCGGTAGAGTACGGGGTGCGGTATGACGACTTTAGGACGGTGCCATTCGGCGGTGGGAGGAGGGGCTGCCCTGGGATTGGGTTCGCCTCGCCGGCGATCGAGCTAGCCCTTGCAAGCGTGTTGTACCATTTTGACTGGGAGCTGCCGGCGGAGGTAGGGGCATCAAAGCTAGACATGAGCGAGCTGTATGGGCTGTCTGTGCGTCTCAAGGCAACACTTTATCTCGTTGCCAAGCCGTGGTCTCCTTGA